A genomic stretch from Pieris napi chromosome 18, ilPieNapi1.2, whole genome shotgun sequence includes:
- the LOC125058176 gene encoding 39S ribosomal protein L43, mitochondrial: MSNSNLFMKTGFLRAPLQNGVGRYVCQLQRIVFKFCKSHGGSRGLRDFIEQDLVDFAKNNPSIVVYLKPRRHRSPVIVGEYLNGDRVWMSVNQRTHSEITKWIENLRTQQGNVSDIRLRKYQYTDHPSIQGPWTPFTFKNPELNIAELPNVKFGENNRLPISATEQLRLMFEKQKLSDVQTAE, from the exons ATGTCGAATAGTAACTTATTTATGAAGACAGGATTTCTTAGAGCTCCTTTACAAAATGGTGTTGGCCGCTATGTGTGTCAGCTTCAAAGGATAGTGTTTAAATTTTGCAAAAGCCATGGTGGTAGCCGGGGTTTaag AGATTTTATCGAACAAGACTTAGTGGACTTTGCCAAGAATAATCCAAGCATAGTTGTGTATTTGAAGCCTCGTAGACACAGATCACCGGTTATTGTCGGTGAATATT TAAACGGAGACAGAGTGTGGATGTCCGTTAACCAAAGAACTCATTCGGAAATTACAAAATGGATAGAAAATCTCCGAACCCAACAAGGCAATGTGTCAGATATACGTCTCCGTAAATATCAGTACACCGATCACCCTTCGATACAAGGGCCTTGGACGCCATTTACGTTCAAAAACCCAGAATTGAATATTGCAGAATTGCCCAATgtgaaatttggtgaaaataATCGTTTGCCTATTTCCGCTACTGAACAGTTGAGATTGATGTTTGAAAAGCAAAAGTTGAGCGATGTACAAACTGCAGAATAG